From one Triticum aestivum cultivar Chinese Spring chromosome 4B, IWGSC CS RefSeq v2.1, whole genome shotgun sequence genomic stretch:
- the LOC123089428 gene encoding uncharacterized protein gives MEKLTPSNAKKAMEDREEKPKVPSTDPDDNLDDLAAGQRQPQLQREHQAPNISEMKPMTREAYGGGMYAAEEGRREPGKPRASATQSADGPEEPVAKPRHPPPPSTGDRDLDITGMSYIQ, from the coding sequence ATGGAGAAGCTGACGCCGAGCAACGCGAAGAAGGCGATGGAGGACAGGGAGGAGAAGCCCAAGGTGCCGTCGACCGACCCGGACGACAACCTCGACGACCTCGCCGCCGGGCAGCGGCAGCCGCAGCTGCAGAGGGAGCACCAGGCGCCCAACATCTCGGAGATGAAGCCGATGACGCGGGAGGCATACGGCGGCGGGATGTACGCGGCGGAGGAGGGCCGGAGGGAGCCCGGGAAGCCGCGGGCCAGCGCCACGCAGAGCGCCGACGGGCCGGAGGAGCCCGTGGCCAAGCCCAggcacccgccgccgccgtccaccggCGACCGCGACCTCGACATCACCGGCATGTCCTACATCCAGTAG